A section of the Deltaproteobacteria bacterium genome encodes:
- a CDS encoding electron transfer flavoprotein subunit alpha/FixB family protein, giving the protein MSNVLILVEQLKGAPKKTSLNGITFGQQLVAKSGGELHLAVIGKDANQVATQLRSYGAAKIHVITGEAFAAPVVETLTAALATAAQACSANIIAAASSSTIKDVLPRLAARLDAAMASDVIEVVDDSTFKRPMWAGNVTATVRLTTPMRICSVRSTEFDEPENKGGESAIAEINFELDLSAIKTKLVNFKEIKSQRPDVTTANIVVSGGRGVKNPEGFAIVEQLADTLGAGVGATRAVVDAGWVPNDLQVGQTGKIVAPNLYIAVGISGAIQHLAGMKGSKTIVAINKDPEAPIFQIADYGLVADMQKAVPELINAIKSMRA; this is encoded by the coding sequence ATGTCAAACGTACTTATATTAGTTGAGCAGTTAAAAGGTGCTCCTAAAAAAACTTCATTAAATGGTATTACTTTCGGTCAACAATTAGTGGCTAAATCAGGTGGCGAGCTTCATCTAGCTGTCATTGGCAAAGATGCCAACCAAGTAGCTACCCAGTTACGTAGCTATGGTGCTGCCAAAATTCATGTAATTACCGGCGAAGCATTTGCTGCACCAGTAGTCGAAACTTTAACCGCAGCTTTAGCTACTGCTGCCCAAGCTTGTAGTGCTAATATTATTGCTGCGGCCTCCTCAAGTACCATAAAAGATGTTCTGCCTCGTTTGGCGGCTCGACTTGATGCGGCCATGGCCAGTGATGTCATAGAGGTCGTTGATGACAGTACCTTTAAACGACCAATGTGGGCTGGCAATGTCACTGCTACCGTACGTTTAACTACCCCAATGCGTATTTGTTCAGTAAGATCGACTGAATTTGATGAACCAGAAAACAAAGGTGGCGAGTCAGCTATTGCTGAAATAAATTTCGAACTTGATCTTAGTGCTATTAAAACCAAGCTTGTAAACTTTAAAGAAATTAAGAGCCAACGCCCCGATGTCACCACCGCTAATATTGTAGTTTCAGGTGGTCGTGGGGTAAAAAATCCTGAAGGTTTTGCTATTGTTGAACAACTTGCCGATACTCTTGGGGCAGGCGTTGGCGCTACGCGAGCTGTAGTTGACGCTGGCTGGGTGCCAAACGACTTACAGGTGGGGCAAACCGGCAAAATTGTCGCGCCAAACCTTTATATAGCTGTTGGTATCTCTGGTGCGATTCAGCACTTAGCCGGCATGAAAGGCTCTAAAACTATCGTTGCCATTAATAAAGACCCTGAAGCCCCCATTTTTCAAATAGCTGACTACGGTTTAGTAGCCGATATGCAAAAAGCAGTGCCTGAGCTTATTAACGCAATTAAATCGATGCGAGCCTAG